DNA sequence from the Lysinibacillus sp. OF-1 genome:
TACCTGGTGCACTTGTTACTTCTGGATGAAAGACGGTTTGTATGGAATCGACAATGACAAATTTCGGTTGTACTTCATCAATGGTTTGGTTTAAAAATTCGAGATTCGTCTCGGAATATATGTAAAGCTCTTGAGAAACCACTCCTAGACGCTCTGCTCGTAATTTTGTTTGACGAATGGACTCCTCTCCAGAAATATAAAGCACACGATGCCCTTTATTCGAAAGTAATGCTGAAACTTGTAGTAATAGTGTAGATTTCCCAATCCCCGGATCTCCCCCGATTAATACGAGCGAACCGGGTACAATACCGCCACCCAATACGCGATTCAGTTCGCCCATTTCCGTCGCTACACGGGATTCTTCAGTCGCTTCGACCTGAATAATTGGGAGAGCCTTTTGGGTAACTGTAGCAGAATGCTGGAATGCTCCTCGTGGTCCCTTTGCGACCATCTCAACTTCTTCCACCATCTTATTCCATTCTCCACACCCTGGACATCTTCCCATCCATTTTGCAGTTTCATAGCCACAGCCTGAACATACAAACTTTGTTTTTTTCTTTGCCAAATTGCTTTCACCTCGAATATTTGTTCTTATCATTAATTGTACAGAAAAAAAGACAGCTTGGCACTTAAAGCCTCGCTGTCTTTGCATAAAATTATTTAGAGATGGATACTCCCTCTTTTTTCTTTACAATAAACTCACCGTCTACATAATCAATGATTACCTGATTACCCTTCTCTACATTACCTTTCAGTAATTCTTCTGATAATCGATCCTCTACTTGTTTTTGTAATGCACGGCGTAACGGACGAGCACCATATTGAGGGTCATAGCCTTCCTCAGCAATTTTCTCAAGTGCTGCATCAGTTAGCTCCAACGAAATATCTTGCTCTTTTAAGCGTTTTGTTAGTGCATTGCCCATCATTGCAATGATTTCTTTTAAATGCTCTTTATCTAATGCGTGGAAGACAATCATTTCATCGATACGGTTTAAGAACTCTGGACGGAATGCCTTTTTCAATTCTTCTAGCATCGTACCCTTCATATCTTTATGCTTAGATTCTGCTCCACCTACATTGAAACCAAGGCTCTTTTGATATTTTAAAGCATCGGCACCAACGTTTGAAGTCATAATGACTACTGTATTACGGAAGTCTACTACACGGCCCTTAGAATCTGTTAAACGGCCATCTTCAAGAACTTGCAGTAGAATATTGAAAACATCTGGATGTGCTTTTTCAATTTCATCTAATAATACAACCGAGTATGGTTTACGGCGAACCTTTTCAGTCAATTGACCACCATCATCAAAGCCCACATAGCCTGGAGGTGAACCTACTAAACGAGAAGTCGAATGCTTCTCCATGTACTCAGACATATCGACACGAATCATCGCATCTTCATCGCCAAACATCACTTCAGCAAGTGCTCTTGCCAACTCTGTTTTACCAACACCTGTAGGTCCTAAGAAAATGAATGAGCCGATTGGTCGTTTTGGATCTTTTAAGCCTGCTCTTGCACGACGGATCGCACGAGAAATCGCTTCTACCGCTTCTCCTTGCCCTACTACACGTTTGTGTAACTCTTCTTCAAGTTGTAATAACTTCGAAGATTCCTCGGAAGCAATTTTAGCTACTGGGATTCCTGTCCACATTGATACAACTGCTGCAACATCATCCACAGTCACTTTAGATTCCGCTTTGCCTTGCTCTTCTTTCCAATTTTTTCGTGTAGCTTCAATTTCATCTTTCAGCTTTTGCTCTGTGTCTCTTAGAGAGGCTGCCTTTTCAAATTCTTGGCCTGATACGGCTGCATTTTTTTCAGAGCGCACATTTTCAAGTTTATCTTCAAGTGCCTTTAAGTTTGGTGGCACTGCAAATGAACGTAAGCGGACTTTAGAACCTGCCTCGTCGATTAAGTCAATTGCTTTATCTGGTAAGAATCGGTCTGAAATATATCTGTCACTCATTTTAGCCGCTGCTTCAATCGCTTCATCTGTAATTTTTACACGGTGATGCGCTTCATAACGGTCACGTAAGCCTTGAATAATTAGAATCGCTTCTTCCACTGTTGGTTCATCCACTTGGATTGGTTGGAAGCGACGCTCTAATGCTGCATCCTTTTCAATATATTTGCGGTACTCGTCTAATGTTGTTGCACCAATACATTGAAGCTCACCGCGTGCTAAAGATGGTTTTAAAATATTGGAGGCATCAATCGCACCTTCTGCACCACCTGCACCGATTAATGTATGCAATTCATCGATGAATAAAATGATGTTGCCGGCTTGGCGAATTTCATCCATCACCTTTTTCAAACGATCTTCAAATTCACCACGATATTTAGTACCTGCAACAACCGTCCCCATATCTAAAGTCATGACACGTTTGTCACGTAGGATTTCTGGTACTTCATTATGGATAATTTGCTGTGCTAACCCTTCAGCAATCGCTGTTTTACCAACACCTGGCTCACCAATCAATACAGGGTTATTTTTCGTACGACGCGATAACACTTCAATCACACGTGTAATTTCCTTGCTTCGACCAATAACAGGGTCTAATGTGCCTTCACGTGCAATTTGTGTTAAATCACGTGCTAAGCTATCTAAAGTTGGGGTATTGGCAGCTTGAGCTGCTTGTTGCCCAGATTGTGCATTATCGTTGTTACCTAATAGCAATAATACTTGCTGACGTGCTTTATTTAAGCCGACACCCGCATTGTTTAAGACGCGAGCTGCCACGCCTTCACCTTCACGAATAAGCGCTAATAATAAGTGCTCTGTGCCGATATACGAGTGACCTAATTTACGTGATTCATCCACAGATAGTTCAATTACTTTCTTAGCTCTTGGCGTATAGTGAACAATTGGGCCGACATCTTCTTTACCTTTACCAACTAATTCCTCAATACCAGCTTCAATCATTTGAGGACTAATATCAATGGCTTCTAACGCTTTCGCAGCAATACCGCCGCCTTCACGTATAAGCCCTAATAGAATGTGCTCTGTTCCAATAGATTCGTGCTTCCAACGAATAGCCTCTTCCTGAGCAAGCTGTAATACTTTTTGCGCGCGTTGTGTAAAACGATTAAACATCATATAAATCCTCTCCTTTTTCCCCATTTATAGGCTTATTCGCATATTCTTGAGATAATGCCTCACGGAGCATTTCCGCTCGGACACGATCCCGTTCAGCAGGGGGCAATGCCTCACCTGCATAGTGCTGTAAAAAACCTGGTTGCATACTAACAACACATTCATTTAAGGTTGTTGCTTGAATCCCATCAATTAACTGTAGATCTACTCCTAAACGAACATTAGATAGACAGGTAGCGGCTTCCTCACTTGTTAGAATTCTCGCATGTGTAAGGGTACCTAAAGCCCGATATACTCTATCTTCTAGAGCAAGCTCTGCCTTTTCCATCAACTTCCCTCTTGCGTGTCGCTCTTTTTGGATAATCTTTTCAGCGACACTTTGTATGTCTGCTAAAATGTCTTCTTCTGTCTTCCCAAGTGTAATTTGATTCGACACTTGATAAACATTTCCTAAATTTTCGCTGCCTTCTCCATATATACCTCTTACAGTCATTCCTAAGCGAGTCATGGCATTAATAATTTGATTCATTTGCCCGGTTAATGTCAGTGCGGGTAGATGCATCATGACCGATGCGCGAAGACCCGTGCCAATATTCGTCGGACAACTTGTTAAATAGCCAAAAGTATCTCGAAAGGCATACGGTAATACTTTCTCTAGGATACGATCAATTTTATTTGCTTGTTCATAGGCACTTTGAAGTTGAAAGCTTGCTGTCATACATTGAATGCGTAAATGATCCTCTTCATTCACCATAATGCTAACGGATTCATCTTCAGAAAGAAGTATGGAGCCTACTTGCTCTTTTTTAGCAAGCTGTGGACTAATCAAATGCTTTTCTACAAGAATTTGACGCTGTAGAGGCGTTAAATCCTTAATAGCAAAATAAGCATAATCATTTTGAAGCGTTGGGCTATCACTTAGTGCATGTGTAACTGCCTGTTCCACCTGCAGTGCCTCATTCTCTGAGAAAGCTAATGGAAATCGATAGCCATCTAAATTTCGAGCAAGGCGAATACGTGTACTAATGACAATATCTGAATAATCATCCTTGATATGCATCCACGTTGGGGTCGCACGCTCTAAAAATGAATCAATCATCATGACACATCACCACCTTCAAATTGTAGATGCTTCTCTAGCTCTTTAACTTCATCACGGAGCTTCGCCGCCTCCTCAAATTGTTCTTCTGCTACAGCGGCCTTCATACGCTTGCGGATATCCTCTATTTGCTTTTTAATGACATACACATTACTGCGAGCACCAGGCATTTTACCAATGTGTTGAGGGCCTGCCTGTATGCGATTAAAGAGCTTAGGCAAATGCTCACTAAAGGTGTCATAACAGCTCGGGCATCCAAATTTACCTTCTTTTAAAAATTGTTTATACGAAAATCCACATTGTGGGCATGTTTGCTGTTGTGGTTGAACTTGTTGTTTTTCCCCCACCTTTTGCCATGTAGGCGAGCCGAACCAGTTCGACAATAGCTGTTGAATAGACACTGGCTCTTGTTTAAACTCTGCATGAAATGGATGGAACTGTGAGGCGCAGACGTCACAATAATGGTGCTCCACCTTTTGCCCATTTTGAACTTGTGTTACTGTAACTGTCGCATTACGTTGTTTACAATGTTCGCATATCATTTCCATCACCTCACTATTTTTGCTGTTCATATTTGATTGTTGTCAGCATTGCTCGCAAGATCTTTGCTCGAATAGTATCTCTTAAAGGGAGATGTAAATCGATTGTGGAGCGATCAATTGCTGCTAACATTAATTTCGCTTCTCGTTTTGAAATTACCTGCTCATCGATGAGCCGATATACTAAATCTTCTGCCATCGTTTGAGATGCTCCACCTTCTATTTGTCTGAGAACATCGTCGATTAAATCAATCTGTGAATGCGCGCGGACACGTAAAATTCGTATGTACCCACCACCACCACGTTTGCTCTCAACAAGGTAACCTCGCTCGGCAGTAAATCTTGTATTAATTACATAATTTATTTGTGATGGCACACATTGAAATTTATCAGCAATCTCACTCCGTTTAATTTCAATATGCCCTTCTCCACCTAATTCAAGTACTTGCTTTAAGTAACCTTCTATGATGTCTGATATATTACGCATTTTAGGAATACACCTCGCTTGCTTCACTGACTTTGACTATCTTTGACTTTCTTTTAGTATATTATACAAAACGCTTCAAAAAAATTGCAATGATTTCGCCCATAGAAAAGTGAAAAGTCTTAAAATGCCTATTTTAGTACGAAAAACAGCACTTTTTCAGTTAAAACTGCGCGGGTTATAATTTGCTCATATACCTAATGTACCCTTATTAGTCATAGAAAAAACGCAAGCATATGCAACTAGCATATACTTGCGTCTATGAAAATTATACCCAACGACCAACAATTGGATAACGCCAAGGCTCATCAGACAATGCTTTTACGATACCGATAATTGGTACAACAAATAACATGATGCCGAAAATGATTAAAAACGGTAACCCAATAAGAACAAAACTTAAAACAACTGAGATAGCGATTAAAATACCCATAACAATTTGGAAGAGCAATGCTTGAATAGAAATCGCCTTCACTTCCTCATCCGAACTAATTAAGAAGAAAATAATAGGTACTAACCATGGCGCAAAAAATGCACTTGCGTGTATGATTACTTTAGACCATTTAGTCTCCATATATATCAACCCTTTCTTTGTACTTTGTCTATGTTTTATGTACTACTATTTACGGAACTATACCCGTAATAGTTTCACATTAAATAAGATTTATTAAATTTTTTTTGGAAGGCTGTGATGAGAGATGGAATTTAACAACACATTAGCAAACGAATATGAAAAGGGTATTCGTCGTACATTGCCAAGCTATGATGCCATGCTACGTTTAATACAAACCTTTTATCATTCCACACTCCCAGATAAAGCTGATATGTTAATTGTGGGTGCAGGAAGCGGCAATGAAATTTTACAGCTTGCAGATGGAAGGCCCGACTGGTCATTCACAGGTATTGATCCATCAGAGTCCATGCTCAGCATAGCAAAGGAACGTCTACACACTCTACCCAATACGCTGTCTTTCCACCAAGGAACAATACTAGGTACTCAATTACCCTCCATAAAATACGATGCAGCAAGTTGTGTTCTCGTTCTGCATTTTATTCTGGGTTATGAAGAAAAGCTATCTACATTAGAAGAAATCGCAAGACATTTAAAGCCTGGAGCACCGTTTGTCCTTGTCTCGAAATATGGTCAGCCCGGCTCTTTAGAAACTGAACTACAATTTGATTTATGGCGTTCCTATTGGCTACAACATACAAAGCTTTCTGCATCTGATGTAGCAGAGATGGAAAAATCCATTCGCTCCCTTTCGTTTATGCGTGAAGAGGATATTTTAACACTGCTACAAAAGGCGGGCTTTACAAAACCTTCTAGATTTTTTGCCACTACTTTATTTGCTGGTTGGGTATGCTTTAAAGAGGGGCACTAAATAAATATTTTGTAGTAAATAATTTGAGGTGAAAACCGTGATAAGCACCATTGGTATTACAAAACAACAACAATTACTAAAAGATTTTCCATTGGAAGTTATACATCAGCAAGAATTTGAATGGTATTGGGTTGATTTTAATTGCCCTACAGCCGAAGAAGAATCATTATTAGATACATTTTTCCATTTCCATCCGCTTGCTATTGAAGATTGCTTAATGCGATTACAGCGCCCAAAGCTCGATTTCTATGATGATTTTCATTTCTTTGTTATTCATCGAGTAAATGAAGAGAACCTTGCTGCAGAAGAGGTTAATATTTTTGCCTCCAATAAATTTATTGTGACGTTCCATAAAAACCCTGTTCCTGAAATAGATAAGGTACAAAAGATACTAGCAAGCCAACCAAAGAATTGGGAACGGGGAACGGTTTATTTAACATATCAAACAATTGATAAAATCGTGGATAGCTATTTCCCTCTTGTTTATAAAATTGAAGATCATCTTAATGCACTTGAAGGCGAACTTACATACCAAAGCAACGTAAATGCCATGAAGATTGTCTTCGAATTCCGTAGTGACTTACTTGACCTAAGACGCACTATTTTACCGATGCGAGATCTTTTATATCGAATTCTTAATTCTTACCGTTTTTCTTTAAACAAATCAGAAAGAGCTTATTTCGGAGATATTTATGACCATCTCATTAAACTAACTGAAATGGTTGAATCCAATCGAGAACTGACAGCGGATATGCGTGATAGCTATATGGCTATGAGCTCAAGTCGCATGAACGGTATTATGATGACTTTAACCATTGTATCAACTATCTTTATCCCGCTTACTTTTATTGCTGGTGTATATGGCATGAACTTTGATAACATGCCTGAGCTTCATGGCCATTACAGCTATTTTATTGTACTAGGCTCCATGATTATTATTGCGATCTTTATGCTAGCTATCTTTAAACATAAAGGCTGGTTTAAATTATTTAAACCATAAAAAAAGCTGCTCGTTTTGTCATGAAACGAGCAGTCTCCTTTTTCAAGAAGTTAATAGGGTCCCCTATCATCAATTTTATTATCACCTTGCTGCGGAAATAAAAAGTATGCTAGTACGCCTGATCCCAAAGTTGCACAGATTGTAATTAATAATCGCTCAACAGAGGGTACCTCAGCATAATAGTTTCGTAACATATAAACAGAGCCAATTGCGACAATAACCATGACTGGGATGACAAATTTAAAACGCTTTTTCTCCATATAATACCTCCTCTACTCCTTTTTTACGTACAGTCTCTATCTTGCTAAACAGTTCGTATTTTACAGGTTTCCTATTTTAAATTCAAATTTACTTCGCTTCACTAATTGAACTGACAATAAAGTAAAAAAATAAAGAAATAACCAAATTTTTAACCAAATATTCAGCAAATAATAGTAAAATAGATTTAATACCAATTATTTATCAAATTTACAAACCTAACAAATTTCAAAAGGCTTTTTTACTTACAATTTATTATGGATATTAGGAATGGAGCAAATAATAATGAGTTGGTTTTCCAAAAACAGTAGTGCTAACTATTCAATTACATTAACACCTGAAAATTTTAAGAATGATGTTCGACTAGATGTATCGAACTACCCGAATCTTCAAAAACAATTGCAACTTTTAAATTTAACAGTAGACGATTTAGCAATCATTAAACAACTACAACCGCTTGCAAAGGATCTCATCCCTGCAATGGTGGAGCAATTTTATGCTGCCATTAGTTTGAGCCAAGATCTAATCGATATTATTAATAGAACATCACATATTGACCGTTTGAAAATTACATTACATAAACATTTAAGTGATATTTTTGAGAGTCATATAAATGATGCCTACATTGCCGAAAGAAAGGCAATTGCCGAGACTCACGTGCGAATTGGTTTACAATCCAAATGGTATATTGCCTCATTCCAATCACTCACTTCTACATTCACAAATTTTGTGAGCGAAGTGGACATCTCAAAACAAGATGCCATTCGTGCCATAAATGCTTTTTGTAAAATCATTAATTTCGAGCAACAGCTTGTGATTGAGGCCTATGAAAATGAAGAAGAACGCATTCGCTCAGTGGCTGATGCAACAAAAAACTCTCTTGTTACAACCATTCAGAGTACAGCAGAGGAGCTCAACTCTATTAGTGAAGAAACAGCAGCATCACTATTGGTTATTTCCTCGCAGACAGATGATATTGCTGTGGCGACAAAGCAAGGATTAAGCTTCGTAGCAGATACCCAAGAAAAATCAAGACGTGGTCAACTGCAGCTTAAAGAACAAAATGATTTAATCCAAGTCATTTTACAAAGTGTCAACAGTCTGGAGGTAACGATGAATCAGCTACGTACCTCTTCTCAGAAAATTTCTGAGATTGTTGGACTTGTTACAGGTATT
Encoded proteins:
- a CDS encoding DUF4870 domain-containing protein; protein product: METKWSKVIIHASAFFAPWLVPIIFFLISSDEEVKAISIQALLFQIVMGILIAISVVLSFVLIGLPFLIIFGIMLFVVPIIGIVKALSDEPWRYPIVGRWV
- a CDS encoding ATP-dependent Clp protease ATP-binding subunit yields the protein MMFNRFTQRAQKVLQLAQEEAIRWKHESIGTEHILLGLIREGGGIAAKALEAIDISPQMIEAGIEELVGKGKEDVGPIVHYTPRAKKVIELSVDESRKLGHSYIGTEHLLLALIREGEGVAARVLNNAGVGLNKARQQVLLLLGNNDNAQSGQQAAQAANTPTLDSLARDLTQIAREGTLDPVIGRSKEITRVIEVLSRRTKNNPVLIGEPGVGKTAIAEGLAQQIIHNEVPEILRDKRVMTLDMGTVVAGTKYRGEFEDRLKKVMDEIRQAGNIILFIDELHTLIGAGGAEGAIDASNILKPSLARGELQCIGATTLDEYRKYIEKDAALERRFQPIQVDEPTVEEAILIIQGLRDRYEAHHRVKITDEAIEAAAKMSDRYISDRFLPDKAIDLIDEAGSKVRLRSFAVPPNLKALEDKLENVRSEKNAAVSGQEFEKAASLRDTEQKLKDEIEATRKNWKEEQGKAESKVTVDDVAAVVSMWTGIPVAKIASEESSKLLQLEEELHKRVVGQGEAVEAISRAIRRARAGLKDPKRPIGSFIFLGPTGVGKTELARALAEVMFGDEDAMIRVDMSEYMEKHSTSRLVGSPPGYVGFDDGGQLTEKVRRKPYSVVLLDEIEKAHPDVFNILLQVLEDGRLTDSKGRVVDFRNTVVIMTSNVGADALKYQKSLGFNVGGAESKHKDMKGTMLEELKKAFRPEFLNRIDEMIVFHALDKEHLKEIIAMMGNALTKRLKEQDISLELTDAALEKIAEEGYDPQYGARPLRRALQKQVEDRLSEELLKGNVEKGNQVIIDYVDGEFIVKKKEGVSISK
- a CDS encoding CtsR family transcriptional regulator, with translation MRNISDIIEGYLKQVLELGGEGHIEIKRSEIADKFQCVPSQINYVINTRFTAERGYLVESKRGGGGYIRILRVRAHSQIDLIDDVLRQIEGGASQTMAEDLVYRLIDEQVISKREAKLMLAAIDRSTIDLHLPLRDTIRAKILRAMLTTIKYEQQK
- a CDS encoding protein arginine kinase — translated: MMIDSFLERATPTWMHIKDDYSDIVISTRIRLARNLDGYRFPLAFSENEALQVEQAVTHALSDSPTLQNDYAYFAIKDLTPLQRQILVEKHLISPQLAKKEQVGSILLSEDESVSIMVNEEDHLRIQCMTASFQLQSAYEQANKIDRILEKVLPYAFRDTFGYLTSCPTNIGTGLRASVMMHLPALTLTGQMNQIINAMTRLGMTVRGIYGEGSENLGNVYQVSNQITLGKTEEDILADIQSVAEKIIQKERHARGKLMEKAELALEDRVYRALGTLTHARILTSEEAATCLSNVRLGVDLQLIDGIQATTLNECVVSMQPGFLQHYAGEALPPAERDRVRAEMLREALSQEYANKPINGEKGEDLYDV
- a CDS encoding class I SAM-dependent methyltransferase, with translation MEFNNTLANEYEKGIRRTLPSYDAMLRLIQTFYHSTLPDKADMLIVGAGSGNEILQLADGRPDWSFTGIDPSESMLSIAKERLHTLPNTLSFHQGTILGTQLPSIKYDAASCVLVLHFILGYEEKLSTLEEIARHLKPGAPFVLVSKYGQPGSLETELQFDLWRSYWLQHTKLSASDVAEMEKSIRSLSFMREEDILTLLQKAGFTKPSRFFATTLFAGWVCFKEGH
- a CDS encoding globin-coupled sensor protein → MSWFSKNSSANYSITLTPENFKNDVRLDVSNYPNLQKQLQLLNLTVDDLAIIKQLQPLAKDLIPAMVEQFYAAISLSQDLIDIINRTSHIDRLKITLHKHLSDIFESHINDAYIAERKAIAETHVRIGLQSKWYIASFQSLTSTFTNFVSEVDISKQDAIRAINAFCKIINFEQQLVIEAYENEEERIRSVADATKNSLVTTIQSTAEELNSISEETAASLLVISSQTDDIAVATKQGLSFVADTQEKSRRGQLQLKEQNDLIQVILQSVNSLEVTMNQLRTSSQKISEIVGLVTGIADQTNLLALNASIEAARAGEHGKGFAVVAEEVRKLAEETKNAVQNVSHLIKETESNITTMANSVLNVDQKIQHSVNTQENLSKSFNDIADAVSGIQQQYVNTSRDISAISNLITELSQGATLVSSSSDSLINVVNELNM
- a CDS encoding UvrB/UvrC motif-containing protein; this translates as MICEHCKQRNATVTVTQVQNGQKVEHHYCDVCASQFHPFHAEFKQEPVSIQQLLSNWFGSPTWQKVGEKQQVQPQQQTCPQCGFSYKQFLKEGKFGCPSCYDTFSEHLPKLFNRIQAGPQHIGKMPGARSNVYVIKKQIEDIRKRMKAAVAEEQFEEAAKLRDEVKELEKHLQFEGGDVS
- the corA gene encoding magnesium/cobalt transporter CorA — protein: MISTIGITKQQQLLKDFPLEVIHQQEFEWYWVDFNCPTAEEESLLDTFFHFHPLAIEDCLMRLQRPKLDFYDDFHFFVIHRVNEENLAAEEVNIFASNKFIVTFHKNPVPEIDKVQKILASQPKNWERGTVYLTYQTIDKIVDSYFPLVYKIEDHLNALEGELTYQSNVNAMKIVFEFRSDLLDLRRTILPMRDLLYRILNSYRFSLNKSERAYFGDIYDHLIKLTEMVESNRELTADMRDSYMAMSSSRMNGIMMTLTIVSTIFIPLTFIAGVYGMNFDNMPELHGHYSYFIVLGSMIIIAIFMLAIFKHKGWFKLFKP